Genomic segment of Dromiciops gliroides isolate mDroGli1 chromosome 3, mDroGli1.pri, whole genome shotgun sequence:
TGACACAACATAAGAATATTGAAGTACCATTTAAGCCTGCCCGAGTTATTCTGCAGGACTTTACGGGTGTGCCTGCTGTGGTTGATTTTGCTGCAATGCGTGATGCTGTGAAAAAGTTAGGCGGAAACCCAGAGAAAATAAACCCCATCTGTCCTGCTGATCTAGTAATTGATCATTCCATCCAGGTTGATTTCAACAGAAGGCCAGATAGTGTTCAGAAGAACCAAGACCTggaatttgaaagaaatagagaaagatttgaatttttaaagtgGGGCTCCCAGGCTTTTTACAACATGAGGATTATTCCCCCTGGCTCAGGGATTATTCACCAGGTGAATTTAGAGTACTTGGCGAGAGTGGTATTTGATGAGGATGGGTACTACTATCCAGACAGCCTGGTGGGCACTGATTCACATACCACAATGATCGATGGTTTGGGTGTTCTGGGTTGGGGTGTGGGTGGAATAGAAGCAGAAGCTGTCATGCTGGGACAGCCAATCAGCATGGTCCTTCCTGAAGTGTTTGGTTACAAGCTTCAGGGAAATCCTGATCCTCTGGTAACTTCTACAGATATAGTGCTGACAATCACCAAGCACCTTCGCCAGGTTGGTGTAGTGGGCAAATTTGTTGAGTTCTTTGGACCAGGGGTAGCTCAGCTGTCCATTGCTGACCGATCCACTATTGCCAACATGTGTCCAGAGTATGGTGCAACTGCTGCATTTTTCCCGGTGGATGAAGTTAGTATCAAGTACCTCATCCAAACAGGTCgtgatgaaaaaaaagtttattatattCAGAAGTATCTTCAAAGCGTAGGAATGTTCCGAGACTTCAATGATTCATCTCAAGACCCAGATTTTACCCAGATTGTGGAGTTAGATTTGAAAGCTGTGGTACCCTGCTGCAGTGGACCCAAAAGACCTCAAGATAAAGTAGCAGTATCTGACATGAAAAGAGACTTTGAGAACTGCTTGGGAGCCAAGCAAGGATTTAAAGGATTGCAGGTGCCTCCTGAACAACATGCCAATTACAGGAATTTTATATATGATAATACTGAATTTACACTGACCCATGGCTCTGTCGTTATCGCTGCTATCACCAGCTGCACCAACACTAGTAACCCTTCGGTGATGTTAGGGGCAGGATTATTAGCAAAAAAAGCTGTTGAAGCTGGTCTCAATGTGAAACCTTACATTAAAACTAGTTTATCCCCTGGAAGTGGGGTAGTCTCACCTATTATCTAAGGGAAAGTGGAGTTATGCCTTATCTGTCCAGGCTTGGGTTTGATGTCGTGGGGTATGGCTGCATGACCTGCATTGGTAACAGTGGGCCCCTGCCTGAGCCAGTGGTGGATGCAATTACGCAGGGAGATTTTGTTGCCGTGGGTGTCCTTTCTGGAAACAGGAATTTTGAGGGGCGTGTGCATCCCTATACTCGTGCTAATTATCTAGCTTCTCCTCCATTAGTAATAGCATATGCAATTGCTGGGACCATCAGGATTGACTTTGAGAAAGAGCCATTGGGAATAAATGCAATGGGACAGAAGGTTTTTCTGAAGGACATATGGCCAACCAGAGATGAGATTCAGTTTGTGGAACATCAGTATGTTATCCCTGGGATGTTTAAGGAAGTCTATGAGAAAATAGAGACAGTGAATGAAAGCTGGAATGCCTTATATGCTCCATCAGATAAACTATATTCCTGGAACCCCAAGTCAACATACATTAAATCTCCACCCTTCTTTGAAAACCTGACTTTGAAACCCCCACCTCTTAAACCTATAGTAAATGCCTATGTTTTATTAAATTTGGGAGATTCAGTAACAACTGACCATATTTCTCCAGCTGGAAATATTGCAAGAAATAGTCCTGCTGCTCGATACCTAACCAACAGAGGTTTGTCTCCCAGAGAGTTCAACTCCTATGGTTCCCGAAGAGGCAATGATGCTGTCATGGCTCGAGGGACATTTGCCAACATTCGCTTGCTAAACAAATTTTTGAATAAACAAGCACCACAAACCCTACATCTGCCTTCTGGTGAAATTCTTGACGTGTTTGATGCTGCTGAACGATACCAGAGGACAGGTATCCCTCTGATAGTACTAGCTGGAAAAGAGTATGGATCTGGGAGTTCCCGAGACTGGGCAGCCAAGGGCCCTTTTCTGCTGGGAATCAAAGCTGTCCTAGCTGAGAGTTATGAACGAATTCACCGTAGCAATCTCATAGGGATGGGAGTCATCCCTCTGGAATATATCCCTGGGGAGAATGCCAGCACAATTGGACTCACAGGGCGGGAACGTTACAATATCCTCATTCCAGAAAAACTCAGGCCACGAATGAATATCCGGATTCAGCTGGATACAGGAAAGGCCTTCCATGCCGTTGTGAGGCTTGACACAGATGTGGAGCTCACTTATTTCCAAAATGGGGGAATCCTCAACTACATGGTCCGTAAGATGGTCAAGTAGTCCTCTGCTACCATCAAGACTCATCTCCTATGATCAAGACAAAAACATGCCATAATCATTGGTCCTAGATGCATATAAACCCTAACATGAATATTGCCTCCTGGTGGAACATACTTTTTTGGTATTTGTGACACTGTTAGTGTGTGTGCATTGAGGTGGGTTGTTTTTGATGTTTTCTCTGTGCATTTCTCAATGCACAAATCTgattcacttaaatttttttttcttttttcagagctGGTGGATAGAATAAATGTGAGTGAGTGTTCTTAGTGTCAGGAAGCAAAATTGAGCTCCCTTGGAGCCACTATTTTGGGTGTTTGattttattctcattctctttgttAAAATGAATACCCCACACACACATGTCCCTCTACTTTGttgatatgttttcttttattgttccaaCCTGGAACTGTGGCATCTTCCTTTGCAGTATGCTTTATCAGTATTATTAACTGActgtaaacaaaagaaaaatttctatCCTCAGAATCCCAATAATTATTTtgatccttctctccctcttccccaaccctCAATGTCTTcaaaatcagagatttagaattcTAGCCTCTTCTGACTGTGAAATGATTTGATTCTGAAGCTTTTTACAAATTAATCACACATGCAGGCACTCtcgtgtacatacacacaca
This window contains:
- the LOC122749772 gene encoding LOW QUALITY PROTEIN: cytoplasmic aconitate hydratase-like (The sequence of the model RefSeq protein was modified relative to this genomic sequence to represent the inferred CDS: deleted 2 bases in 1 codon); the encoded protein is MSNPFMHIAEPLDPREPEKKFFNMNKLEDSRYGRLPFSIRVLLEAAIRNCDDFLVKKMDVENILNWNLTQHKNIEVPFKPARVILQDFTGVPAVVDFAAMRDAVKKLGGNPEKINPICPADLVIDHSIQVDFNRRPDSVQKNQDLEFERNRERFEFLKWGSQAFYNMRIIPPGSGIIHQVNLEYLARVVFDEDGYYYPDSLVGTDSHTTMIDGLGVLGWGVGGIEAEAVMLGQPISMVLPEVFGYKLQGNPDPLVTSTDIVLTITKHLRQVGVVGKFVEFFGPGVAQLSIADRSTIANMCPEYGATAAFFPVDEVSIKYLIQTGRDEKKVYYIQKYLQSVGMFRDFNDSSQDPDFTQIVELDLKAVVPCCSGPKRPQDKVAVSDMKRDFENCLGAKQGFKGLQVPPEQHANYRNFIYDNTEFTLTHGSVVIAAITSCTNTSNPSVMLGAGLLAKKAVEAGLNVKPYIKTSLSPGSGVVTYYLRESGVMPYLSRLGFDVVGYGCMTCIGNSGPLPEPVVDAITQGDFVAVGVLSGNRNFEGRVHPYTRANYLASPPLVIAYAIAGTIRIDFEKEPLGINAMGQKVFLKDIWPTRDEIQFVEHQYVIPGMFKEVYEKIETVNESWNALYAPSDKLYSWNPKSTYIKSPPFFENLTLKPPPLKPIVNAYVLLNLGDSVTTDHISPAGNIARNSPAARYLTNRGLSPREFNSYGSRRGNDAVMARGTFANIRLLNKFLNKQAPQTLHLPSGEILDVFDAAERYQRTGIPLIVLAGKEYGSGSSRDWAAKGPFLLGIKAVLAESYERIHRSNLIGMGVIPLEYIPGENASTIGLTGRERYNILIPEKLRPRMNIRIQLDTGKAFHAVVRLDTDVELTYFQNGGILNYMVRKMVK